Below is a window of Perca fluviatilis chromosome 14, GENO_Pfluv_1.0, whole genome shotgun sequence DNA.
aaaaaaaagtaagatctTTATATTGTTGTATTACTGACTATGTGTTATTTTGATACAGCTTATCTCACTTCTCCCATGATACtaaatgtatttatagtatTTACTTCACTAATAATACGGAAACTAATTCAAGTTTTTGTTTTGGGCTTGTAGAATTTAATTTTGTGTTATTCTCTAAATAAGAACCCATAACTTCATTGTGTTTTACCCACTCCTGAAACATATGTCTTTGATTGCAGTAAAATAAAGTGAAtatatgaaaataaactatAAGAACAAAGATTATGGTAGCACCATCAGAATAAATCTCCACACCGAAACAATATGCTTGGATGGTTGTATTGTGCTATACTGCACAGGTGATCTTGTGTGTTTGGCCCAACCCGATgcatatttgtgttttattcatattttcatgtgctaaaaaaaagtacatttcacAGTGTGAGTAACTGTTAGTGCTGGTTTGATCATAATTTGCATATTTGCCATGAAACATTATTCTGCTTCCTTAATAAACTGAAGGGAGtgcagtttgtgttttttgataaagtacgtgttaaaatgtattttctttaaacagaatttgttaaaattattgtgattggttcactCCACACTAAAATGTCAGTTTCATCCAACAGAGCGAAGATGCAGTGGAGTCTGTTTGTGCTCATTCTGATGGGTAGGTGGATCATCTTATCAGATCTACAGTGTTTTTATAAAACAGCTGGACAGCGCTCACTTCTTAtcaataaaataagtaaaatgaGTGGACTCCGAGTCCCATTTAAATTAAGAGCATGGTGTGAGTTTGATTTAATGAACAGATCATTGCCAAGCTATCCGCTCAATCACTGTAGTATTTTCTCTGAAAATAGCCACCTGCTGCCACTGGGAGCAGGGTTGATTTGCTGGTGTAATGCATGGGTTTATATCTACAAACCCATTCCTCATAACTTTCAGAGAAGTTTTCTAAAATAACTTGGTAATAATACGGGCTTCAAATAAACCGCATTGAAAACATTAGAAACTGCCCATATTTCTTGAATTTTGCACTTGTTTGAACACAAATATAGACTTTTACTGTATTGATATTATAAATAAGGGTCTGTTTGGCATTTGTAAAGAGTTTTAACCGAGAATATGTACTGCAGtttacagtttaaaaatatactttttgcATACATTTGCATGCTCACTTCATCTGCTGTGTCAACCTAAAGCATATCTATGTTAATAATACATTATAATTTATTAGGGgatgtttattgttttccttttgaattcaaattgaaataacatacttttttttctgcaacttTTCTTAAGAAGTTTCTAGGAAATGATTTAGAAATGACAGACCTGTTTAAATAAAGCTCCATTTCACTTGAGTGTTAAGACTCACAGACTGTGATGGAAGGTAACTGTAATGCTTGATCATCACACTTGAATccaaaaagaataaaacaattataattaaacagtcaacaataaaaatgattgCAGCATGACAGTCATCCTGACCCAGCAAGCAAAAGGTTCTCTTCAAATTTagtaaattacttttttcagaAACCAAGATTGTTTATCTTTAAAATATAGTCAAAAACTAAGTGGAACAGGAATTAAATTGATTTTCCCCATACTTAAATGGAATCTTCTGCCACAAAagctgaattgggtccagtcaGATGGCTGAGAGAAGACTACTCTATATCTGAGAATGCTCTTTGATGCTTTTAAGTTTTAGAAAGTCCTCTTTTACAAACAGTTGTCATTTTGTATGAAAGGTTTGTTTGTACATGGGCAACAAAATACTGTGCAATGGTTCAACCAGACTGACAATATAAAGGGTAGAAAGAGATTCCTCTGAGAAAAACAGTTGAACAAGAAAAGAAGAAATCAGAAGTCATTGGGAAAATTAACTGGAAGCTTAGCGTCAAAACGTGTGCAGATTTAAACCGGTTACTGTTTCAACCGGTTACTGTTTCAGTGCACAATAATGCAGCCCATAACAAGCTGGAGTTAACAGGCGTGTTGCTATAATGATCGAGGGTCACTTTTGTGGACTGGAAAGAAATAAAGCGAAAATGGTTCCGACAGTACTCTCCTCTGTCATGCGACACAGTGGGGACACTTAGACTGAATGGAagttttaatcatttaattCTGCTTGTTTTGGATTGGGACCTAAACTCTacctctttaaaataaaaataatacatcTGAACTCCACTTTTTTGATCTCTGCTGAAATAGCCGTAatggaagaaagaagaaaaagatccATATAACAGTTAATTCCAAACTGAACGGCCGTGTTGCTGTAGCATTTCGAAATGATGCTTGTTGGACAGTCCATGTTTCACTCGTGTTTGTTTTCCATGGCAATATGTAAATGACCTCTGTCATAACTGATATGGACTTCTTCTTGCAATCAATGGTGGCAACAGAGATCTAAAACATCTgtgttttaaatattcaaatgatGGCAGTACAGTGGCTACATGTGAAGCATGTGTTGTATTGACAGCAGTCTACATCTGCACATCAGGGAAAGACATCAGAGAGACACAACGAGAGAAGAAGCCACCAGATGTAAGTTTAACATCTGTGATGTCACCTGaggagggttttttttttttttttttttttttttttttttttttttttttttttttgtgtgtttgtgtgtgtgggtgtgggtgtgttgtgtgtgtgtgtgtgtgggtgggtgggtgggagaGGTGGACAGTGTTGAATATAGAATCAAATTAATATTGTGAATTTATCTTTTTCATTTACCAGACTTGATTCTATTCAATTCATAATTGCAATTTCTGTGTTATGTGATCGTTTCATTTTGTAGCGTTTACTAATAGTGGACACAATAAGAGAAACACCTGACAATATAATACAATCAATTAGAATAAGCTTTGGGGCACAAAGTTAAGTTTTTGATTCCATTGTTTCAGAGGTTGCTTTGAATTTACTGGTGAATGACTGATTGCATCTTTTATACATCTTATTCTGTGTATCACTCAAGATAtaagaaaatgacaataatcaTAATACAATAATTATGATCTGTACTCTGCAGTGTTGCATGTCTGTCCGTCCTTGGAGAATGATCCCTTCTCAGTTGCTCTTCCTGAGGTTTCTTccatttttaacagttttttttttttttttgggggtggggaGGGAGTTTTTCTTGTGGAAGCAGGGGGTCAAAAAGGACAGAGGGTGTCGTATGCTGTACAGACTGCAGAGCTACCTGAGGCAACGTTGTGATCGGGATTATACAATTTAGTTGAACTGtttctgttgctgttttgtatttttattgtgtatatttctgttccctgttgtgtatatgtctgtTCCTTATTCCCCTGttcattgtgtgtttctgtttatccTGTTTTAACTGTGTATTAGCGTTTTTATTGTGCATTCCTGTTCATTGGTGATTATTTCtggttcctgttttattttgatagtgtgcttcacctgttgtctcacctgtttgaTTTACCcatcacctcatgtatttagcctctgtgttccatTTGTCTCTTGTCAGATCGTTTTGCGTTTCTTCCTGTTCGTTCCTGCCTGTGTGTTGCCGTCAGCCAGTTGTGGATTATTTGTGTGTTGCTTTTGGTTTTCCCTGCGTGACTCTGAGTGTTTACCAGTCTTTGTACTGCCGCTTTTGTTAATAAATCCCTGAGTTCgaccatctcctgcctgcctgcctccctctctctgcgttTGGGTCCACATTCCTTGCTCCCACATAACACAGAACATCTACAAACTTCTATACAGAAACAGTTATTCTACTGTTGCATTGCACTGTTTTATTCATGTGTATTTTGCTCAAATATATAACTCtcagtggtttaaaaaaaagcagtaatGGATGTGCATTGTAGTTCAGGTTTGACTATGGTTTGCATAGTTCCTACCACCCCTATATTCCTCTTCCTTATCGACCAAACTTTGTATACTGGAGGGAGTGGTGCAGTTTTATTTCATCTGGACAAACAGTCCAGAGACACACTGTTAGAATAATTGTGTTGGTTCACTGTACACTAAAATATCAGTTTCATCTTAACAGAGCAAGGATGCAGTGGAGTCTGATTCTGTTCATTCTGATGGGTAGGTGGATAATCTGCTACTGCTGGTTTTGTATTAGCTATACTGCAAAATTACTATATCATAATCTGGATTAATAAAACAATTGGGGCAGTATGGGGCATGCTATCATTTGCTAATGAGATTCTTGCTATTCTATTACAACCAATACTgaccatttttttgtttttaggccAGTGTTCCTTCTTTGTGTGTGAACTCTATGAGTACCACTTCATTAATGAGAGTAAGACCTGGAGTGAAGCTCAGTCGTATTGCAGGGAGCACTACACTGACCTGGCCACAGTGTCTAACGCGACAGATATGAACAAACTCCACGGCTCACAGAATCAAGATGGAGCCTGGATTGGGCTGCACTGCATCTACACAAAAAGCATCAACACGTGGTGGTGTTCTCTTCCAGGGGAGGAGGGCAACAATCCTGAGAACTGTGTGCTGATGAGGGATGGTGAATGGTTTGACTTCCCTTGTACTCATGAATGTAAATGTATCTGCTACAATGGTGAGAATATGTGGCTAATAATTTATTATGTAGCTATATACAGTGTATCATCCTGTCTACCAATACTTTTCTATGTGGACACCTCATCTTTTTTGTATAGAATTAAGTAGAAATTTGGTagattggttaaaaaaatatatatttaaataactagaatgaaatctttttttcttttttactttttgcattAGTGATATCTTGTATCCACTTGTTTATGTAATAGATTCTAGTCAAGTAAAGACGCACTCTTAATTATGTGATCCACCTGATTATACTATACACACTTTGATCTATTAATATCTGAAACTCCAGTGGAATCATGTGTATTTAGatcacattatttatttattttttaggatTTTATGAAACTAAATAACTAACTAATAACTAAGTATGTCTTTTTATTCCACAGGAACTAGGACATCTGGCAAATCATTTAGTTTCATTAACAATAAGATGATCTTGCCAGAGGCTCAGAACTACTGCAGAGAACATCACACTGACCTGGTCTGTGGAGTCCAACAGCTACAACACGAAGATCTCCGGACAGAAGCAGGTTTTGAACGTAACTTGTGGATCGGCCTGTTCAGAGAAGTCTATAAGTGGTCGGCTGGGGGCAATTTCTCTAACAGCTACTGCGATCTGCAGTTACTTAAAGATAAAGAATGCAGAAAAATATGTGCTGTgaaaatgttaaatggaaaatgGAGTTTTGATGaatgtaataaaacaaaacCCTTCTACTGCTATGACGGTGAGTTTTGCAAAAGTCTTACACTATTGATAGGGATACTATGCATGTATGTTGAACTTTCAGTGCTCTCAGTATTCTTATTTCAAGGAAGAAttacaaaaaaagcagaagaTTTAAAGATCAGTTCATGTCTGACCTACATAAgctacatctgtttttgttttacaaaaggTGGTTTCTTTAAGTGTCcaaactttttttccatgaccGATAAAGTTATCCTGATCAAAAAGGCAAAGACCTGGAAGGACGCCTTGGATTACTGCAGAGAACACCACCGTGATCTGGTCTCCATCACCAACCTCGACCAGCAGAGATGGGTCCAAGAGATAGCCAAGAACGCCGACAGTTCCCACGTCTGGCTGGGACTGCGCTACACCTGCACTCTGGATTTGTGGTTCTGGGTCAATGACAAGCTGGTCTGCTATGAGAACTGGTCCTCAGGAGAAAATACTGAGGCTTGTGACATGGCTGCAGCCATGGACAGTGAAGGACAACATAAGTGGTTCCAAAAAGAAATTGACAATGAGAAGTTTAATTTCATCTGTTCTAAATTAAAACCCATCTACTCACGGTTAGCTGGcgtttttattatttcacttTGTTTACAGTGGTGGTGTGCATTTTTAGTTGATGTAGTTTGTCATCCACGTCAATCATTTGTTGATAAAAGGattataaaaacaaatctaTAATGTTTTGCTTCTTGCATTTAGAAAAGAATCTACTTTTTGGTTGGGATCTGTTAATGGTtataatatgtaaatatatatttttgtcataactttttttgacttttatgcaattttttttaaatgatttgtcTAAGGCTAATTAAAGTAAACTAACTCTTAAGCATGATGTTGTCATCTCTTTCACTGGCCTGTGCCTCATCTGACAGTAAAAACATAGACTACCATCTTCATGGCCACTGGTTCAATCTGTAGTGTGTTtcataagttatttttttttttataggctATAGCCTATAGGTCCTAAAGATTGACCTGAAAAGTAACTCCTAAACTCAGTTGTCTCTGCAGTTTAGTGAAGTACAAGGAGCCTTGcagtagcagaaaatggaaatactcaatacataaaaaatgttACTTATAAGAACAGTAGGCCTATTTAAGTTAATGTAAttgtactttccaccactgataaGTGGCTCTGCCAGATTCCTTATGGCTTTATTCAGTCAATAGGGAAAACCCGAGAAGTAGGAGGTTCACTGAGATAGTCACGGATGTTTTTTTGATGAGACGTCTTTCATAAATACTCAACAAGTCCAGAGGGCGCACCTGAGCCCGGGCACTTGACACAAGACCACACCGGCAAGGTCGGGGTTCCACCGGTGCTTATTCACTCTTACTTTATCAGGcctacagtagcctatatatttcAGTATTATTAAGTCTATCAAGTGTTTACACTATGGAGGATCCTTACAAGCATCCTGTTTTCTTCGAGTTTCCCAGTCTGGACGAAGAGCAACGGAAGAGAATAGAAACCTACTTCCATATTCGCCGCAAATCAGGAGGTGGAGACTGCGGCTCGATAACAAACATACATGATAAAGTGTACAGCATCGCCTTTAAAGAGCGAGAAGGTAAGACAGGCTATGTGGTTTAAACGTGTATCTGTTTAATTGGAGTAGGCCTCTGTCGTGTTGTGCTGGTGAAAGTGAAAGTATGCATGCGCTGGAAACATATTGATtcgattatttgtttttatataggcTGCTATAATAACCAAAGTGTAGCCTACTGCTTGCAGAGCCACatccaaacattttgactgtcGATGTTACTTTTTCACAAAGCCTACTCAATTCACAGTTTGAAGTTTCAAACATAGGCTATTTTAGTTTCACTTTCACATTGAGTTTAGACTGCTACTTAAATAGAACAAGATCATTCTTAGACTAagcatattttatatttgtgtcAACTTTATAATTCCCGATGTTGTGAGGAATTTCATAAAACAAAAGGAATCAACAacgaatgaaaaaaaaaatgtttcattcCAATCACTGCAGCACATGATTGCCTTGATAAGTTCACCTCCACTGGAGAGGGTGTGGCAGTCATACtgtaacagctgatgtaaacatcGATTAGTTGAAATGAAAAGCTGCACACGGGTAGGATAGATACACAGGGCTCCTGGCCATAGGCTGAAGCCATAGGCTACATGTAAAATGCCCCCCACCTTCCTACTGAGCAAAATACCCCTACAAAACAACTACATTGTTTAACgtgttttttgcctttttgtagttattttgcatttatttgtggtagtttgtgtcattttgcttctttttagTGGTTATTATGCATGTCTTTTCTGTTAGTTATTTTCTGTCCACTTGTAGTCCTTTTGTATCTAGTAATTGTGGcatctctttgtggttgttttgtgtctccttGTAGCTATTTTGCATCTCTTTCTAATTGTTTTTGCATtgctttgttgtcattttgtgtctctgattaatttgtcattttgtgtgtttgtgtagacaTTTTGCTTCTCTTTGTGGTCCTTTTGCATCTCTGAGGCCATTTTGCATCACTTTGTCGATTAACGGctttttgtagttgttttgtttATCTCTGTGGTATGTTTAATCTAAATACAGCACACTATACAGAACATGGTTCCCAGGGGCCCCCTGACCCCTTGGGTCCCTGGGCCTATTCCTGATAGGACCATTCAGTAATCTATACATTCATCGTATCCATTGAAGAAACCGCTGGGTAAAGTACAACCACAGTAAAGTCACTGATAAGTCAGTTATTGCAGAAAGTCAGGAAAAGATTCATGATTCAACATTTATCAcactatatttatttaaataagagAATCAGGGAGAGAGGATGTCGGATGGAAGGGCAACACAACTGAAAACTAGTTCTGAAAGTCAAAAGGCCTAATAAGAAATGTCTCTGATTCTGTCTCAGCTCAGCGAAGagtcctgcagagatctgaacaTGTGTTGGAGTTTGCAGGTGGTCCTCTGGTGCTGACTGTGCGAGACAGCCCAGAATCTTCCCCCTGCTCTCCCATCACTACCTTGACTACAAACAAGTCAGTTAGCCCAAATCTGGACTCCACTTCATCACAGGTCAGTTTCTTCCAAAGTTGTGTCACAAAGTGAATGTTGCACACTTCacttcacagaaaaaaagaatgttatTTCAGTTGGCTATAGAGAAAAACTACAGTTGTAATCAGTATTATTCTAAATCATCACAAGGCACTTTCTGAGTTCACTTTGAAACAATTGAACATGATTtttaggggtgggaaaaataatTGATTCTTAGATGCATCGCGATTCTCTCTTGAAcgatttttaaatgtgtgattttttatttaaaagttactgtctccagacaagtacaaatcagaaaacagagtGACTGAAAGAGCCTGGGATAATGGAAAACACCTTAGAGTTTAGGcaagagtgcagaaaaaaaaattatatacacATGATCTAATAAGACATACATGAAATAATTAGGCAAAACACATATAGGCTGTTCATCTACTTTGTCACATTACATCTGACACCTTCATGTTCTAAGAAGCCAATTATCCACCTTTAAACATGACTGAGCCTCTGACATGGAAGATTACTGGGAGAGAAGGTGACTTTCACAAGCATGTTTAggaattaaagtgatggttcggagtaattcaccctagggtcctttgcaccatgacctcgagccaaacacccccccagaagcttttttcacctgggtcttacattggaagagttagcgtagagtagcgttatcagctgaatagcttagcgcaggggctaacggacccacgtttgtatctcgtaaattaccccactaataatgcccgaaattataccaaacgtctacaagtagtacaaataggttatgctctcataaaacgatggattggaaagtttgtaagtacaccagaagtttatgtaaataacacttgcctgctggcttctgctctctgctgttgttgttgtttagtaaGGCGAGTGCTtaagggccgtctacaaattacaacaaccaaaagagatgcaacaaaaatatttattaatttaactttttttttaagtaagtgctgtagtataactagcaggagacaagtaataattgaggtaagtttggatacattaccttatttaatcattgaattaataaatatttattattttattatattgttgtaactcttttcggttagtaatttgtagacggccctaagcactcgtctaactgcaggtagcagcagcagcaagagagctgaagagagcaggcaagtgttcataaacttctggtgtacttacaaactttccaatccatcgttttatgagagcataacctatttgtactacttgtagagcgtttggtatcatttcgggcattattagtggggtaacttacaagatacaaacgtgggtccattagcccctgcgctaagctattcagctgataacgctactctagctaactctcccaatgttcgacccaggtgaaaaaagcttctgggggggtgtttggctcgaggtcatggtgcaaaggaccctagggtgaattactccgaaccatcactttaagcacggaatgactacaaaacaaaaacctcagtagacaaaacatttcattaaaacttgtgtgtgacaaatatttgtcaaaatctaagctttgtctagctgctttgtctaggaagtgattagcaaactctgagtagcaaactcagatttatatgtatatttaaaaaaaatatttgtatattCAAAAAATTgttgcatcgataatcggtttAGAATGGAATCGTTGGCCTCTGAATCGGAATTGAATCATGAGGTGCCaagagattcccacccctaatgatTTTGTATTAAAATGCTTCAGGGTTAGTTAAGCAATAGCAGTCTCAGCCCTTAAAGTGTAGATGtcttaatcattttaaacacattttgtgTCTTAAACTGTTATGAtagataaaaataatttaaattaaaccaaaaaaataataattcccaAACACCCCACACAATACACCAACCCCTGCCCCCATTATACTCTCACACGTGGAAAACCAAATACACTGATACTCATATCTACTGGTACCAATCTCAGCAACCTTCTCTCTCACCCCCACAAAACAACTACAAGAGGTTCGTACGCTAACGTTCAGttcttgtaaaaaaacaaacaacaaatgaaATTATGCAAAAAATTATCGAGCCTACATAACTCGAATTAATCACAGGCCTAGTTATGATTTGAACTTCAATACATCTTTAAAACTGTTGTTATGTACTGAAAACTTAATATAATGTGTATCTTTCAGCAGAGACAACAGTCCAGTCTTATTTCAAGCCTGCCAAGTGGTGAAGAATATGAACTACATGTTGATGCTTACCTTCTTCGTTACCTTAAGGAATGTCCCAAGGCTGGGGAGAAACTAGAGAAAGAATTTGCCTCTGTGGCCTGCTCTGCTCAGCTTTACCCAGAGGAGGGGAGGGTTTCAGTTAGGCGTTTAGCTCCACCTGGTGCTGCAGGTGATGATAGAAACTGGAAAACAGAGGTAGACAAATTATTTGATGGCTACCTGTACCACTATGAGGTAGACCCTCACAAAGTTAAAGCTTTGCTTCAGTCCTGTAGCGCTCATCAGAGCACAGATGAGGTGAAGGTGTACAGCGAGGATGGGATGGCTGTTGTTGTCGGTGAGCGTTCTCAGGTGAGCGCCAGGTTGATGAATGTAGAGGTCTCTTATGTTAAACGATCGTCATGTGTAAGTGAGAAGCAAACCAGCATTCGGCGACTGGGCGAGGCCAAGCTCCGCCTCCTCTGGAAAGAGATCGAGCACAGTTTGGGACGAGATTGTCCAGGAGTGAAGGTAACGCAGGGAGCTGCCGGTCAGTTAGTTTTGGAAGGTTCTGCGGAGGAGATTCTTAAGGCTGGCAATTGGATCTCCGATCAGGAGAAATGGGTGTCGGAAAAGACGGTTTCTGACATGAGCCCACATTTTTTGGTCTTCTTGAGAAGGGCTTACGGAGCTCCAGGGGAGCTAGGTCACTTTTTAGGTGTTGGTAACAAAGTCAAAGTAGAGTTACGAGACACAGAGATACgtttcttctccctctctgctgATGAAATTAATGACACAGACAAAAAACTGCATGAAAAATTCAAAGAAGTTAAGATTGATGTTCCTTACTGCTCCGCTGTTCCCTCGGAGCTTCAGGAAAAGCTTAAGTCCAAGACAAATGAGATGAACCAAGGGCAATACAAGGCTCAGGTCGTCTTTGGCTCAGGCAGCTCAGTGTGCTTACTGGGCCACACCAAAGAAGTTGAAGAGCTGAGTGAAGCTGTCACACAGTTTATTTTGGACCAGTCAAGTATAGAAGGACAAGTCATTCTTCCTTACCCAGAGTTAGCACAAGAGTTACCAGGATTGCTGCAGCTGCATGGGTTTGACTATTCAGGGGTAAACCTCCATCCTTTGCCATTTTGCTCTGGGCCCATGGTGGTGCTGGAAGGTCCATCCAGCAAAGTGACTGAGGTCAGGAACAGGCTGGGTCCATTTCTGGACTCCCTGGTTCAGGATAAAGTCACCATTGACATGCCAGCAGCAGTAAGATATTTCGAAAGTCCCAACGGAAAAGGGAACATTTTAAGTGTTGCTCGTTCTCAGAAGTGTATCATACAACTTCAAGAACAACCTCATGCTACTAGACAGATTTTAGCATCTGGAGACACAACAGTTGCACGCTACAGCCTCCGTGATGGGTTCCAGGTGCTGGTGTGTCAGGGTGACATCACCAAACAGGATGCTGATGCCCTGGTGAATGCTGCTAACGAAGATCTGGACCACGTTGGAGGGGTTGCTGCAGCGCTGAGTAAAGCAGGTGGCCCTCAGGTGCAGAAGGAGAGCAGAGTTCTAGTAAAGCAGACTGGAAAAATTCCCACAGGTGATGTGGTAGTGACCACAGGGGGGACCTTAAAGTGCAAGAAACTGCTGCATGCTGTTGGGCCTGTAGGTGGAAAATCAGGTGGCAGAGAGGGGCTGTTACTGGAAAAAACTGTCCAGTCTGCTCTGAATTTAGCAGAGATGATGGAGTTCAGGTCCATAGCCATTCCCTGTATTAGCTCAGGTGTGTTTGGTGTCCCTGTTAGTGTGTGCTCTGAGGCTATTGTTACTGCTGTTAAGAAGTTTGGCAGTCAGGGAGGGAGAAGTCTGAGCAGAGTCATCCTGATTGATAACAGAGGAGAGGTAGTTAGGGCAATGCAGGAAGCATGTGACTGGCTTCTCCAAGGGATAAGTACTG
It encodes the following:
- the LOC120573418 gene encoding protein mono-ADP-ribosyltransferase PARP14-like isoform X3, with translation MEDPYKHPVFFEFPSLDEEQRKRIETYFHIRRKSGGGDCGSITNIHDKVYSIAFKEREAQRRVLQRSEHVLEFAGGPLVLTVRDSPESSPCSPITTLTTNKSVSPNLDSTSSQQRQQSSLISSLPSGEEYELHVDAYLLRYLKECPKAGEKLEKEFASVACSAQLYPEEGRVSVRRLAPPGAAGDDRNWKTEVDKLFDGYLYHYEVDPHKVKALLQSCSAHQSTDEVKVYSEDGMAVVVGERSQVSARLMNVEVSYVKRSSCVSEKQTSIRRLGEAKLRLLWKEIEHSLGRDCPGVKVTQGAAGQLVLEGSAEEILKAGNWISDQEKWVSEKTVSDMSPHFLVFLRRAYGAPGELGHFLGVGNKVKVELRDTEIRFFSLSADEINDTDKKLHEKFKEVKIDVPYCSAVPSELQEKLKSKTNEMNQGQYKAQVVFGSGSSVCLLGHTKEVEELSEAVTQFILDQSSIEGQVILPYPELAQELPGLLQLHGFDYSGVNLHPLPFCSGPMVVLEGPSSKVTEVRNRLGPFLDSLVQDKVTIDMPAAVRYFESPNGKGNILSVARSQKCIIQLQEQPHATRQILASGDTTVARYSLRDGFQVLVCQGDITKQDADALVNAANEDLDHVGGVAAALSKAGGPQVQKESRVLVKQTGKIPTGDVVVTTGGTLKCKKLLHAVGPVGGKSGGREGLLLEKTVQSALNLAEMMEFRSIAIPCISSGVFGVPVSVCSEAIVTAVKKFGSQGGRSLSRVILIDNRGEVVRAMQEACDWLLQGISTGNSAPRNLGFQMDASAQDTAGGATPGAPGGGVHVEIIQGTIETQQVDGLVSPMVGHDPLSTRVGNILSNIVGPQLTAKFHKEAGGATLPGAIVLVDGLPALHSKGVFFLNLLPWDNNQQGTAVQVLRQGIRKMLASCQIRGFSSVALPVLGTGEVLRFPHSVASRVVLEEVREFEQNRVTRTSFLICVVIHPNDKESSKAFQSAQESLHLRGFTNDANPDQASFYRHVSITNDEVTAMLGGVKLQMVCGDIIQERTDAIINTTDFSNNPSGVSQAILTAAGSDVQAELARVGIPADLMCTTGPGLLGCKEIFHASFKCDPQIIREKCKKILKQCESKGFRSAAFPAINTGKGGMDSDKACKAMLDGMTSAITDLKPNSLTLIRIVILQPPVFQAFRSELENRFGQTAARHLSLKALELPTQWEPMNGEDFKKVELHPNSTEYQDVAKGFLKTAKYNILKIERVQNFYLWHAYSVCSQRIFAKNGPADLGEKSLYHGTSAESCSCIERDRFDRGYAGAHAAAYGKGVYFAVNADYSARRFSPADTSGLKRLYVARVLTGRYTVGSPSMKAPPPRGSDPTDRFDSLVDNQQQPNMFVIFHDDQAYPEYLITFS
- the LOC120572527 gene encoding macrophage mannose receptor 1-like; the encoded protein is MQWSLILFILMGQCSFFVCELYEYHFINESKTWSEAQSYCREHYTDLATVSNATDMNKLHGSQNQDGAWIGLHCIYTKSINTWWCSLPGEEGNNPENCVLMRDGEWFDFPCTHECKCICYNGTRTSGKSFSFINNKMILPEAQNYCREHHTDLVCGVQQLQHEDLRTEAGFERNLWIGLFREVYKWSAGGNFSNSYCDLQLLKDKECRKICAVKMLNGKWSFDECNKTKPFYCYDVILIKKAKTWKDALDYCREHHRDLVSITNLDQQRWVQEIAKNADSSHVWLGLRYTCTLDLWFWVNDKLVCYENWSSGENTEACDMAAAMDIKT